In Amycolatopsis sp. FBCC-B4732, the genomic stretch GGACGAGTTCGCGCCCGACGCGGGCGGCCAGGTCCGGCCAGGCGGCCGCGAAGTCGCGGTGCAGGGGATAACCGGGGACGTCTTCGGGGTCCACCCAGCGCACCTCCGCGCTCTCGGTGTTGGCGACCCGCGCCTCGGCGCCTTCGGCGAGGGCGAGCACGGTGGTGTAGCTCCAGTCCCCGTGGTCGACCACGGAGGCGGAGACGGTCCGGAAGGCTTCGGCGGGCACGGAGGCCTCTTCGAAGGCTTCGCGGGCGGCCGCGGTGAGCGCGGTTTCGCCCGCCTCGATCGCCCCGCCGGGCAGCGCCCAGGTGCGGCCGTGGTGCACCCACCAGGCCCGCCGCTGCAGCAGGACGCCGCGGGCGGGATCGACGAGCAGGAGCCCGGCGGCGCCGTAGCGGCCCCAGTGCAGGTGCCCGCAGGAACACTTGACGAAGACGCTCGCGGACTGGTGACTCACTCGTCCAGCCTGTCACAATTCGCGGCGTGACCCGGTTCGACCAGCTCAAGCCCACCTTCTGGGACCGCGGTCCCGGCGAGCCGCTGAGCGCCCGCACCTTCGCCCACGCCGGCCGCGAGCTGGGCGTCCGCCTGCCGATCGAACTGGGCGAGCTGCTGGGCCTGCGCAACGGCGGCACGGTGGCCGGTGCGTTCGACGCGTTCCCGACGAGCGAGCCGACGTCGTACAGCGGGACGCACGTGCCGTTCGACCGGCTCCTCGGCGTGGGCGGGCGGCTGTCCATCCTGGACTCGCCGTACCTGTGCGCGGAGTGGGGCCTGCCTCGCCGGGTCGTGGTGCTGTCCGGCGACGGCCACACGTGGGTCGCGCTGGACTACCGCCGGTCTTCGGAGCCGTCGGTCGGGTGGTTCGACGTGGAGCTGGAGTCCGAGCTGGCGCTGGCGCCGACGTTCCGGGCGTTCGTGGAAGGGCTGGTGCCGTCGGGGAGCTTTCCGGAGGAGTGACGGCGCCGGCCGCCGATGACCGCGGCCGCCAGGACGCCCACCACCATCACGCCGATCAGCACGTACCCGAGCGCATCGCCGTGGACGAAGGGGGCGATCAGGAACTGCACCGTCAGCGCCGAGCCCAGGCTGGACATCAGCACCGCGCCTGCCTGGTACCAGCCGTTGCGCGGCTTCCACGCCAGGAAGCCACTGGTCACCAGCAGAACAACGCCGGCCAAGCCGACCCCCACGTCGAGCGCCATACCCGCTCCTCCCCTCGGTGACCCTGGAGTACCCGGAGTGAGGAGCTCTCTATCGCGTCAGACCGGGGTCTTGGCCGCTTCCAGGGCCAGCGCCGCCGCGCCGACGATCGCCGTGTCGTCGCCCAGGTGGGCCGTGCGGATCCGGGCCAACGGCCGGTGGCGGGCGCCCGTGATCGCGCCCGCGTAGTGCTCGCGGGCCTCGTCCAGGAACAGGGGCGCCGACTCCGACACTCCCCCGCCGATCACGATGATCTCCGGGTCGAACACGTCCGCCACCAGGGCCAGGCCCTCGCCGAGCCACTTGGCCAGCTCGGCCATCGCCAGCTGGGCGATCGGGTCGCCGTCGCGGGCCGCGCCCGCCACCCGGCGGCCGGTCACCGAGCCCGGGTCACCCGCGACCTGCTGGGCCAGCACCGTCGAGCGGCCCGGGTGGCGGGCCAGCAGCTCCACCGCCGTCGCCGCCAGTGCCGTTCCGCTGCAGTAGCGCTCCCAGCAGCCGTACTTGCCGCACGGGCACGGCCGCCCGCCGCGGACCACCGTCAGGTGACCCAGTTCGGGCGCGACGCCGTACGCGCCGCGGAACAGCTTGCCGTCCAGCAGCAGGCCCGCGCCGATGCCGGTGCCGAGCGCCACCAGCGCCGCCACGTGGGCGCCGCGGGCCGCGCCGAAGCGGTGCTCGCCCACCATCGCCGCGTTGACGTCGTGTTCCAGCAGCACCGGCAGGCCGACGCGCTTTTCGATCCGGTCGGCGACCGGCGCGCCGCGCCACGCCAGGTGCGGCGCGAACATCACCGACCGGCGGTCGCGGGCCACGAACCCGGCCACGGCGAGGCCGACACCGGCCACCTCGTGGCGGTTGCGCAGGTCTTCGACCACGCCGGCGATGGCGTCCTCGAGGGCGCCTTCCTCGCTCGGCGTCCCGACGCGGGCCGTGTCGAGCAAGGAGCCGCGCTCGTCCACCACGCCGGCCCGGACGCTCGTCCCGCCGACGTCCACCCCTATCGTCCGCACTCAGTTCTCCCACTCGTCGCGCCTGCGGACGGCGATGTGCTGCACCCGCACCGACACCGTGGCGTCCGCCGGTGGCCGCGGCGCGGGCCGGAACCCGGGCATGTGCACGCCCTCGTCCGGCTCCCACCGGTCCGCCAGCACCGCGCGCAGCAGGGCGACCAGCTGCGCGAGCTGCTCGGCCACCTTCGCCACCAGCTCGGGGCGCTCACCTCGCACCACGGCGACGATCGCACACAGCGGGCACCAGCCGCACGCCGAGCCGTCCGGTTCTCCCTCGTCAGGGGTGCCGTGGCCGGCCGCGACCACGTCCTGGAGCCAGGGCGCGGCCTTCTCGACGACCATCTCGACGAGCAGGCGGAGCTCCTCCACGAGGCGCGGCCCGTCCGTGGGTTCCTCTTCGCTCACCCGCGTCCCCGGTTCCCGGCCAGGCTCACGACGAGGCCGTCGGCGTCGGATTCCGCACCGGTGATCCGGCACGGCCGCAGCGACTCCGGCAGGGCGATGAGCCTGCGGAAGCCGTCCACGGTGATCGCCAGGTCGTCGTCGACGCGGGCGAGGTCGACCTCGGTGTCCCGCGTGAGCGGGATCGCGACGCGCAGCGTGTACCCGTCCGGCGTCCGGCGGATCCGCAGCAGCGGGGTGACCGGGGTGCCGTCGCCCGCCAAGGGGTCGCCGTCGCGGTACAGCTCCGCGGCGATCTCCAGCAGGGCGGGCAGCCCGACCGGTTCGACGGCGCGGTGCTCGACGCGGGACACCCGCGCGAACCCGGCGCCGGCGAGTTCGGCGAGGACGGTGTCCTGCTGGGCGCGGCGGGTGCGCAGCCAGGAAGCGGCGCCCCCGCGCCAGAACCCGGGCGCCGGCATCAGCCGGTTGGCGATCAGGCCGTCGACGGCGATGCCGCGCAGGGCCAGCGAGCTGAGCGTGCGCCGCGCCTCGGCGATGACCACCCGCTCGGGGGTCAGGACCAGCCGGACCGTGGTCACCGACGGCTCGGTGAGCAGCGCGCGCAGGCCGTCGAGGTGGACGCCGAGCCGGCGCACGGAGTCGGTGACGCGCCGGCCGAACACGCGCGTCAGGTAGCCGGAGACGGCTTCGGGCAGGGCGAGCAGCCGCAGCGTCTCGGCCGTCGGCCCGCAGTCGACGACGATGGTCTCCCACGGCCCGTCTTCGGCCAGCCGGCGGACTTCGGTGAGGGCGAGCAGCTCGTCGACACCGGGCAGCACGGTGAGTTCTTCGGCGTCCAGGGTGTCGAGGCCCGCGCCGGAGAGCGCCGTCCGCAGCTCGGCCCGCAGCCGGTGCCAGGTGGTGTCCACCAGGGTCCGCGAGTCGATCTGGACGGCCGAGAGCAGAGCGTCCACTTCGGACGGCTCCGCGCCCAGGGTGTGGCCGAAGGCGTCGCCGAGCGAGTGCGCCGGGTCGGTCGACACGACCAGCGTCTTCCTGCCGCGAGCGGCCAGGGCGGCGCCGGTGGCGGCGGCCAGCGTCGTCTTCCCGACACCCCCCTTGCCGGTGAACAGCAGGATCCGCACGCGGCTACCCCTCGGCCCGCTTCTTGAGCTCCTTCAACGCGGTGTCCATGACCATCTTCTCGGCCTTGCGGCGCAGCAGCCCGATCATGGGCAGCGCCAGCTCGACCGACAGCGTGTAGGTGACCCGCGTCCGGCCGCCCAGGTCCTCGAGCGCGTAGCGGCCGTTCTGCGCCTTCTGCATCTGGCCCTTGACCAGGTGCCAGCTGACGCCGAGGCCGTCACCGTCCCAGTCGTACTCGAGGGTGTAGACGTCCTTGATCGGGCCCGCGTCCAGGGTCAGCTTGACCTGCTTGGCCCGGCCACCGGCGTCGGTGCCGAGGACCTCGGTCTGCCGGACGGCCTTGGCCCATTCCGGGTAGGCGGGGAAGTCGGCGATCACGGCCATCACCCGGCTGGGCTCGGCGTCGACCTCGATGGACTGTGTGGACTGCTCGGCCATGGGTCGAAGCGTAGCCGCCGCGGTCGGTCACCAGCGCAGCACGTACGGCTGCCCGGTCTCCTTGAAGTGACCCACGTTGCGGCACTCGGTCAGGCCGACCCGGACGCGCGAGGACAGCGGCTGGTGGACGTGGCCGAACACCGACCAGCGCGGCCGCTGTTCCCGGATCAGCTCCAGCAGCGCCGTGGAGCCGATCTCGTTGCGGCGCGCGACGACGTCGTAGGTCAGCTCCGGCAGCGCCGGCGGGCCGTGCGTGCAGAGGACGTCGACGTCGGTGAGCGCGGCGACGCTCTTGTCGTAGTCCTCGCGATCCCGCAGGTAGGGACGCCAGGCGGCGCCCTTGCGGCGGCGCGGGACGACGCCGTCGGGCAGCAGCGCGCCGCCGACGAACCCGAACCGCAGGCCGCCGATCTCGGTGACCTCGCCGTCGAGGACCTGGATGCCCTCGCCGGTGAACTCGGGCCACAGCGACGGCGTGTCGACGTTGCCGGGGGTGGCGTAGGTGGGCGAGGTCATCGCCGCGAACAGCGTCGCGTACTGCTCGCGGATGGCCTCGTCGACCGCACCGGCCGGGTCGTCGAGGCTCGCCCAGAGCGTCCGGGAGAAGGCAACGGTTTCGTCACGGGTGCCTTCGCGGCGCAGGCGCGCGAACTCCCCGACCTTCTCGGCGCCGAACAGCGCGCCCATGATGCCCTTGTCGTGGTCGCGGTAGTCGACGAAGTCCAGCAGGTCGCCGAGCACGACCAGCGCGTCGGCCCCGTCCCCCGCCCGCTTCAGCGCGTCCGCGTTGCCGTGCACGTCCGAGACGACGTGTACCCGCACCCCTGGTCCCTTCAGTCTTCGCCGCGCGGAGGCACTCCGGGCTCGCGCCCGTCCTCCAGGATCTCCTTGAGCCCGAGCGCGATCGCCTTGGCCGCGCGGGCCCGCCGGTCGAACTCCCGGCGCAGGTCGCGCGGCGCCAGCGCACGGGGCGCGCCCGCCGCGTCGGCGGGGGTCGCCCGCAGGAAGTAGTGCAGCAGGGTGCCGTCGAGCACCGGCTCGAGCCAGACCTCCATCGTACCGACGAGGGCGCCCCGCACGGTCCAGCGCAGGCCCTTGTCCCCCCGGTCGGTGTAGACCTCGAGGACCAGGTCGGGCCAGTAGCGCGGCCAGGAGCGGGGATCGGCGAAGACGGCGGCCACGGTGGACGGCGGGACCGCGAGGAACGTCTCGTCGACGACGTCGATGGCGGGCGGTGCGTTCACGTGCGAAGAATGTCACGCCCTCGCCGTGCGACGCCGATCAGCATGGTCTTAAGGTGCTCACCACGCTAAGTTGACTGGCGGGTAACAGCGGTGTCGCCTGCCGCACGCGTTGAACACGGAGGTCCACGTGCGCGAATACAGCGCTCCCGCCGGCAAGCCGGTGGCCGACGACGAGAACATGTCCGATGTCGTCTGGGCGAACGCCGAGCGGTTCTCCGACGTGGTGAGCTTCCGCCGCCAGGTCGAGGGCAGCTGGCTGGACGTGACCGCCAAGGAGTTCGCGGCCGAGGTGCTGGCCGTCGCCAAGGGCATGGCCCAGGCCGGGATCGGCCGCGGCGACCGCGTCGCGATCATGTCGAAGACCCGCTACGAGTGGACGCTGATCGACTTCGCGATCTGGGCCGCGGGCGCGGTCACGGTGCCGATCTACGACACGTCGTCGCCCGAACAGGTGTACTGGATCCTCTCCGACTCGGCCGCCAAGGGCGTGTTCGTCGAGACGAACGGCCACCGCGGGGCGGTCGAGGAGATCCGCGACCGGCTCACCGAGCTGGACCACACGTGGCAGATCGAGGGCGACTCCCCCGCCGTCGAAGAGCTGGCCGCGCTGGGCGCGTCGCTGTCCGACGACGAGCTGCACGAGCGCCGCCGCGAGGTCGGCGCCGACGAGCTCGCCACGATCGTCTACACCTCGGGCACCACCGGCCGCCCCAAGGGCGTCGAGCTGACCCACCGCAACCTGCTGGCCGAGATCCGGGCCGACATCGAGGCGTTCCCGCAGCTGATGGAGCAGGGCAACTCGCTGCTGGTGTTCCTGCCGCTGGCGCACGTGCTGGCCCGCGCCATCGCCGTGACCGCGCTCACCGCGCGCGTCACCCTCGGGCACACCCCGGACGTCAAGAACCTGGTCGCCGACCTGGGCACCTTCCGGCCGACGTTCGTCGTCGCGGTGCCGCGGGTGTTCGAGAAGGTCTACAACTCGGCGAAGCAGAAGGCCCACGGCGACGGCAAGGGCAAGATCTTCGACGCCGCCGAGGCGGTCGCGGTCGAGTACAGCCAGGCGCAGGACAGCGGCGGCGCCGGGCTCGGCCTCAAGCTCAAGCACCTGGCGTTCGACAAGCTGGTCTACGGCAAGCTGCGCGCGGCCCTCGGCGGCCGGTGCGTGGCGGCGGTGTCCGGCGGCGCTCCCCTGGGTGCGCGCCTGGCCCACTTCTTCCGCGGCATCGGCGTCCCGGTGTTCGAGGGCTACGGCCTGACGGAGACGTCCGCGGCGGCGAACGTCAACACGCAGTCGGCGTTCCGCGTCGGCACGGTCGGCAAGCCGGTCAACGGCACGTCGGTCCGCATCGCCGACGACGGCGAGGTCATGCTCAAGGGCGACGTCGTGTTCCGGGCGTACTACAACAACCCGCAGGCGACGAAGGAGTCGCTCACGGACGGCTGGTTCCACACCGGCGACCTGGGCGAGCTGGACTCCGACGGGTTCCTGAAGATCACCGGCCGCAAGAAGGAGATCATCGTCACGGCGGGCGGCAAGAACGTCGCCCCGTCCGGCCTCGAGGACACGATCAAGGCCGCCCCGCTGGTCAGCCAGGCGATGGTGGTCGGCGACCAGCGCCCGTTCATCGCGGCGCTGGTGACGGTGGACGAGGAGTACTTCCCGGCGTGGAAGTCCCAGCACGGCAAGCCTTCGTCGGCCACGGTCGCGGACCTGGCTTCGGACCCGGACCTCCTCGCCGAGATCCAGGCGGCGGTGGACGAGGCGAACAAGCAGGTGTCGAAGGCCGAGGCGATCAAGAAGTTCACGGTGCTGTCGAACGACTTCACCGAGGCCGGCGGCGAGATCACGCCGAGCTTGAAGCTGAAGCGGAACGTGGTGTCGAAGAACTACGCCAACGACATCGAAGGCCTGTACAAGAAGTAGCCCGACGTCCGTGAAGGCCACCTTGAGGAGCTCAAGGTGGCCTTCACGGCTTTCAGGGGCGCTGGGCGGCCAGGAAGTCGCGGTACCAGCGGTAACTCGCGCGGGGGGTGCGCTGCTGGGTCGCGTAGTCCACGTGGACCAGGCCGAACCGGTGCTTGTAGCCGTGGGCCCACTCGAAGTTGTCCAGCAGGGACCAGCAGAAGTACCCCCGCAGGTCCACCCCCGCCGCCGCGGCCGTGCGCGCCGCCTCGATGTGCTCGCTCAGGTACGTGATGCGCTCGTAGTCCGCGAAGTCGCTGCGGTCCGGGTACACGCACCCGTTCTCCGTGACGTAGACCGGGGGCAGGCCCGGGTAGCGGTTGTGCAGGCCCACCAGCGCTTCCGTCAGGCCCTCCGGCTCCACCGGCCAGCCCATGCCCGTGCGGGGGACGTCCGGCAACCTCGTGGTGTCCACGCCGATGTCGGCCGCCGTCCGGAGGGACGGGTCCGGCTCGCGGTGGGGAGCGTCCGCCACGTGCAGGCGGTAGTAGTAGTTGACGCCCAGGTAGTCCAGGGGCTGGCCGATCGTGCCCAGGTCGCCGTCGAGGCGGAAGGCGAAGTCCGACGCGCCGCTGAACATCGCCGCCAGGCCCGGGGCGTAGCGGCCGCCGAAGAGCGGGTCGGTGAACTGGCGGCGCAGCAGGGTGTCCTGGCGGGCGGCCGCCGCCGCGTCCGCCGCCGACGCGGTCACCGGGACCACCGGGGACTGGTTGAGGACGATGCCGAACTGGTGGTGCGGGGGTGCCTGCGCCCGCATCGCCCGCACCGCCAGGCCGTGGCCGAGCAGCAGGTGGTGGGCCGCGGCGAGGGCGCCGTCACCCTCCTTCGCACCCGGGGCGTGGCGGCCCTCGCCGTAGCCCGCGACCGCGCACGGGTACGGCTCGTTCACCGTCGTCCAGTGCTCGACCAGGTCGCCGAGCTCCGCGTGGACCAGCGCCGCGTAGTCGGCGAAGCGGAACGCCGTGTCGCGCGAGCGCCAGCCGCCTTCGTCCTCCAGCGCCTGCGGCAGGTCCCAGTGGTAGAGCGTCAGGAACGGCTCGATCCCCTTCTCCCGCAGCCCTTCCGCGAGCCGGCGGTAGAAGTCGAGGCCCCGGCGTTCGACGCGGCCGCGGCCGGACGGCTGCACGCGCGGCCACGACACCGAGAACCGGTAGGCGTCCACGCCCAGGCCGGCCAGCAGGGCGAGGTCCTGCGGCCAGCGGTGGTAGTGGTCCGCCGCCGGTTCCCCGGTGTCGCCGCCGGCCACCGCGCCGGGGACCGCGGCGAAGGTGTCCCAAATGGACGGTCCGCGGCCGTCCGCGGTGGTGGCGCCCTCGATCTGGAACGCCGAAGTGGCGATGCCCCAGCGGAAGCCGGGCGGGAAACTGGTGGTCACGATGGTCTCCGTGGGGTCAGCCCTTGAGCGCGCCCTGCATGATGCCGCCGACGATCTGGCGGCCGAACAGCAGGAACACGAGGAGGACGGGGACGGTGCCGATGGTCGCGGCGGTGAGCACGAGCGTGTAGTCGGTGGTGTAGCCACTGGCCAAACTGGACAGCGCGGTCTGGACGGTCGGGTTCTCCGGCACCAGCACCACCAGCGGCCAGAAGAAGTCGTTCCACGCCTGCATGAACGTGAACAGGCCGAGCACCGCCGCGGCCGGGCGGGCGGCGGGCAGCGCCACGTGCCAGAACAGCCGCAGCGAGCCGCAGCCGTCCATCCGCCCGGCCTCCAGCAGTTCCAGCGGCAGCGCGCGTTCGAAGTACTGGCGCATGAAGAACACGCCGAACGCGGTGACCAGGCCGGGCACGATCACCGCCTGCAGCTGCCCGGCCCAGCCGAAGTCGGCCATCATCATGTACAGCGGGACGACGCCGAGCTCCGTCGGGATCGCCTGGGTGGCGACCACGAGCAGCAGCAGGAACGTCCGCCCGCGGAAGCGCAGCTTGGCGAAGGCGAACCCGGCCAGCGTCGAGAACAGCACCACCGACACGGTGATCGTGCCCGCGACGATCAGCGAGTTCCCGAGCGCCAGCGCGAAGTTCGTCTCGTCGAAGACGCGGGCGATGTTCTCGAACAGGTGCCCGCCCGGCACGAGCACCGGCGGCACGCTCCCGACCGCCTCCGTCGTCTGCGAGGAGACGACGAACGACCAGTACACGGGGAACGCCGAGCCGGCCAGGATCGCGATCAGCGCGGCATAGGTCCACGGGCTCGCGATCCGCCGGACCAGCCGCCGGGTCCGCCCGGGCATGACCGGCGGCGCGGGCGCGGGCGGGGTCAGCACGGTAGTCATGTCCGCTCCTCAGTCCGTTTGGATGCGCCGGGTGACCAGGTACGACACGCCCGCGACGAGCATCGTGGCGACCGCCAGGATCAGCGCGATCGCCGAGCTGTAGCCGAAGTCGTACTTGGTGAAGCCCTGCTCGTAGAGGTAGAGCGCGGCGGTCTGGAACTGCCGGTCCGAGCCGCCGGTGGCCGCGGCCGTGCCGGGGTTGAACAGCAGCGGCTCGGCCAGCAGCCGCATGTTCCCGGTCGTCGCGATCACCGTGGAGAAGATGATCTGCGGCCGCAGCAGCGGCACGGTGATCCGCCAGAACTGCTGCCACCCGCGTGCGCCGTCGAGCGTGGCGGCCTCGTACATGGTCGACGGGATCGCCTGCATCGACGCCAGGAAGATCAGCGCGTGGTAGCCGGTCCAGCGCCACACCACCATCGCCGCGATGGCGGTGTGCGAGCTGGCGGTGCCGGCCTGCCAGTCGACGTGCCCGCCACCGAACCAGCTCAGCACCCAGTTGACCAGGCCGAAGTCCCGGCCGAACAGCTGCGCGAAGATGATCGTGACCGCCGCCACCGAGGTGATGTTCGGCAGGATCATGCCCATCCGGAACAGCGTCCGCCCGCGCAGCCGGCGGTTGAGCAGGTGCGCGATGCCGAGCGCGAACAGGATCTGCGGGATCGTGGTCAGCAGCCAGAGGCTGACCGTGTTCCCCATCGCGTTCCAGAAGTACGGGTCGTGGAACAGCAGCTGCTCGTAGTTGCCGAGCCCGATGAACTTCGCGCCCTCGGCGTCGAGCAGGTTCCGGTCCTGCAGCGACACGAAAGCCGTGTACAGCAGCGGGAACAGCCCGAAGACGCCGAAGATGAGGAAGTACGGGCTGATGAAGCCGAACGGCGACAGCTTGACGTCCCACTTGTGCCGCCGGTCGGCCCAGGTCAGCGCCATTACTTGATCTTCTTCACGTCACCGACCAGCTGCTGCCACGCCGCCGCGCCGTCCTGCTTGCCCTGCTCGACGCGCTGCATCGCGTTGCCGAACTCCGTCTGCACGTCGCCGGCCTTGGGGCCCTGGTACTGCGGGTTGAGCTTCTTCGCCGCGTCGGTGAAGAGCTTGCCCACGGGGGCGTTGGTGAAGAACGGGTTGGT encodes the following:
- a CDS encoding NUDIX domain-containing protein; amino-acid sequence: MSHQSASVFVKCSCGHLHWGRYGAAGLLLVDPARGVLLQRRAWWVHHGRTWALPGGAIEAGETALTAAAREAFEEASVPAEAFRTVSASVVDHGDWSYTTVLALAEGAEARVANTESAEVRWVDPEDVPGYPLHRDFAAAWPDLAARVGRELVLVVDGANVVGSRPDGWWRDRHGAAERLRDQLAKLAEAGVPDPDDATVTWWPRIVLVVEGKAKHVTGVPGVEVVAADTDGDSKIVEVVAKQPGARILVATADRELRGRVEALGASTLGPGTLRGQLDGL
- a CDS encoding SMI1/KNR4 family protein: MTRFDQLKPTFWDRGPGEPLSARTFAHAGRELGVRLPIELGELLGLRNGGTVAGAFDAFPTSEPTSYSGTHVPFDRLLGVGGRLSILDSPYLCAEWGLPRRVVVLSGDGHTWVALDYRRSSEPSVGWFDVELESELALAPTFRAFVEGLVPSGSFPEE
- a CDS encoding ROK family protein is translated as MDVGGTSVRAGVVDERGSLLDTARVGTPSEEGALEDAIAGVVEDLRNRHEVAGVGLAVAGFVARDRRSVMFAPHLAWRGAPVADRIEKRVGLPVLLEHDVNAAMVGEHRFGAARGAHVAALVALGTGIGAGLLLDGKLFRGAYGVAPELGHLTVVRGGRPCPCGKYGCWERYCSGTALAATAVELLARHPGRSTVLAQQVAGDPGSVTGRRVAGAARDGDPIAQLAMAELAKWLGEGLALVADVFDPEIIVIGGGVSESAPLFLDEAREHYAGAITGARHRPLARIRTAHLGDDTAIVGAAALALEAAKTPV
- a CDS encoding ArsA family ATPase is translated as MRILLFTGKGGVGKTTLAAATGAALAARGRKTLVVSTDPAHSLGDAFGHTLGAEPSEVDALLSAVQIDSRTLVDTTWHRLRAELRTALSGAGLDTLDAEELTVLPGVDELLALTEVRRLAEDGPWETIVVDCGPTAETLRLLALPEAVSGYLTRVFGRRVTDSVRRLGVHLDGLRALLTEPSVTTVRLVLTPERVVIAEARRTLSSLALRGIAVDGLIANRLMPAPGFWRGGAASWLRTRRAQQDTVLAELAGAGFARVSRVEHRAVEPVGLPALLEIAAELYRDGDPLAGDGTPVTPLLRIRRTPDGYTLRVAIPLTRDTEVDLARVDDDLAITVDGFRRLIALPESLRPCRITGAESDADGLVVSLAGNRGRG
- a CDS encoding SRPBCC family protein, which produces MAEQSTQSIEVDAEPSRVMAVIADFPAYPEWAKAVRQTEVLGTDAGGRAKQVKLTLDAGPIKDVYTLEYDWDGDGLGVSWHLVKGQMQKAQNGRYALEDLGGRTRVTYTLSVELALPMIGLLRRKAEKMVMDTALKELKKRAEG
- a CDS encoding metallophosphoesterase, encoding MRVHVVSDVHGNADALKRAGDGADALVVLGDLLDFVDYRDHDKGIMGALFGAEKVGEFARLRREGTRDETVAFSRTLWASLDDPAGAVDEAIREQYATLFAAMTSPTYATPGNVDTPSLWPEFTGEGIQVLDGEVTEIGGLRFGFVGGALLPDGVVPRRRKGAAWRPYLRDREDYDKSVAALTDVDVLCTHGPPALPELTYDVVARRNEIGSTALLELIREQRPRWSVFGHVHQPLSSRVRVGLTECRNVGHFKETGQPYVLRW
- a CDS encoding polyketide cyclase / dehydrase and lipid transport gives rise to the protein MNAPPAIDVVDETFLAVPPSTVAAVFADPRSWPRYWPDLVLEVYTDRGDKGLRWTVRGALVGTMEVWLEPVLDGTLLHYFLRATPADAAGAPRALAPRDLRREFDRRARAAKAIALGLKEILEDGREPGVPPRGED
- a CDS encoding long-chain fatty acid--CoA ligase: MREYSAPAGKPVADDENMSDVVWANAERFSDVVSFRRQVEGSWLDVTAKEFAAEVLAVAKGMAQAGIGRGDRVAIMSKTRYEWTLIDFAIWAAGAVTVPIYDTSSPEQVYWILSDSAAKGVFVETNGHRGAVEEIRDRLTELDHTWQIEGDSPAVEELAALGASLSDDELHERRREVGADELATIVYTSGTTGRPKGVELTHRNLLAEIRADIEAFPQLMEQGNSLLVFLPLAHVLARAIAVTALTARVTLGHTPDVKNLVADLGTFRPTFVVAVPRVFEKVYNSAKQKAHGDGKGKIFDAAEAVAVEYSQAQDSGGAGLGLKLKHLAFDKLVYGKLRAALGGRCVAAVSGGAPLGARLAHFFRGIGVPVFEGYGLTETSAAANVNTQSAFRVGTVGKPVNGTSVRIADDGEVMLKGDVVFRAYYNNPQATKESLTDGWFHTGDLGELDSDGFLKITGRKKEIIVTAGGKNVAPSGLEDTIKAAPLVSQAMVVGDQRPFIAALVTVDEEYFPAWKSQHGKPSSATVADLASDPDLLAEIQAAVDEANKQVSKAEAIKKFTVLSNDFTEAGGEITPSLKLKRNVVSKNYANDIEGLYKK
- a CDS encoding GH1 family beta-glucosidase; this translates as MTTSFPPGFRWGIATSAFQIEGATTADGRGPSIWDTFAAVPGAVAGGDTGEPAADHYHRWPQDLALLAGLGVDAYRFSVSWPRVQPSGRGRVERRGLDFYRRLAEGLREKGIEPFLTLYHWDLPQALEDEGGWRSRDTAFRFADYAALVHAELGDLVEHWTTVNEPYPCAVAGYGEGRHAPGAKEGDGALAAAHHLLLGHGLAVRAMRAQAPPHHQFGIVLNQSPVVPVTASAADAAAAARQDTLLRRQFTDPLFGGRYAPGLAAMFSGASDFAFRLDGDLGTIGQPLDYLGVNYYYRLHVADAPHREPDPSLRTAADIGVDTTRLPDVPRTGMGWPVEPEGLTEALVGLHNRYPGLPPVYVTENGCVYPDRSDFADYERITYLSEHIEAARTAAAAGVDLRGYFCWSLLDNFEWAHGYKHRFGLVHVDYATQQRTPRASYRWYRDFLAAQRP
- a CDS encoding carbohydrate ABC transporter permease, yielding MTTVLTPPAPAPPVMPGRTRRLVRRIASPWTYAALIAILAGSAFPVYWSFVVSSQTTEAVGSVPPVLVPGGHLFENIARVFDETNFALALGNSLIVAGTITVSVVLFSTLAGFAFAKLRFRGRTFLLLLVVATQAIPTELGVVPLYMMMADFGWAGQLQAVIVPGLVTAFGVFFMRQYFERALPLELLEAGRMDGCGSLRLFWHVALPAARPAAAVLGLFTFMQAWNDFFWPLVVLVPENPTVQTALSSLASGYTTDYTLVLTAATIGTVPVLLVFLLFGRQIVGGIMQGALKG
- a CDS encoding carbohydrate ABC transporter permease — encoded protein: MALTWADRRHKWDVKLSPFGFISPYFLIFGVFGLFPLLYTAFVSLQDRNLLDAEGAKFIGLGNYEQLLFHDPYFWNAMGNTVSLWLLTTIPQILFALGIAHLLNRRLRGRTLFRMGMILPNITSVAAVTIIFAQLFGRDFGLVNWVLSWFGGGHVDWQAGTASSHTAIAAMVVWRWTGYHALIFLASMQAIPSTMYEAATLDGARGWQQFWRITVPLLRPQIIFSTVIATTGNMRLLAEPLLFNPGTAAATGGSDRQFQTAALYLYEQGFTKYDFGYSSAIALILAVATMLVAGVSYLVTRRIQTD